One Deefgea tanakiae genomic region harbors:
- a CDS encoding nitrate reductase cytochrome c-type subunit has protein sequence MKQLISLWILFCIAIAPFAQAEGLRSLRGSTVVNGDVPSENFRWEKDRGPLPRHFVQQPPIIPHTTKGYLITKEFNKCLDCHSWDRTADTGATKISITHFKTRGGTELTNISPRRYFCQQCHVPQTDAKPLVGNTFQPAAGMVK, from the coding sequence ATGAAGCAGTTAATTAGTTTATGGATTTTATTCTGTATCGCCATTGCCCCATTCGCCCAAGCGGAAGGACTCAGATCCCTGCGCGGTAGCACAGTGGTGAACGGCGATGTGCCATCAGAAAATTTCCGCTGGGAAAAAGACCGTGGCCCTTTGCCACGTCATTTTGTACAACAACCGCCAATCATTCCACACACTACCAAAGGCTATTTGATTACTAAAGAATTTAATAAATGTCTCGATTGCCATAGCTGGGATCGCACGGCAGATACTGGCGCGACCAAAATATCTATCACGCACTTTAAAACCCGCGGCGGCACTGAGTTGACCAATATTTCACCCCGTCGCTATTTCTGCCAACAATGCCACGTGCCGCAAACCGATGCCAAACCTTTGGTAGGCAATACCTTCCAACCCGCCGCTGGCATGGTGAAATAA